From the Rhizomicrobium palustre genome, the window CGAAGAAGCCTTCTGGAGCGGGGCTTCTTCGCCGCGTCTTCAGGATATTTGCTACGCGCCGTCTGTTTCGCGCCAGCGAGCTTGCGCAGATTTTCCTCTGTGCCGTGCTGGGCGCGGTTGTGGGGGTGGTGATCTATCTCTTGCGCGAAGCGGTAGTGAATTTTCACCGTCTGAGTTTCGATCTGCCCGCGGGCGCGCTCCTCAGCACCGGCCAGCATGTCTCCGAATTCCGCTTGATGCTGGTGCCGCTTCTGGGCGGCTTGGCGCTCGGATTTTTCCGTCATGCAGCGCGGCGGCGCTCCGCCGAGATCATCGATCCCATCGAAGCCAATGCGCTTTATGGCGGGCGCATGTCCTTTCGCGATTCCATCCGTCTCGCGCTCACCACCATGCTGTCCAACGCTTCGGGCGCCTCACTCGGCATGGAGGCGGGCTATACCCAGCTTGGTGCTGGTTTCTATTCCATGGTCGGGCGCAAGTTCCGCCTGCGCCGTGCCGATTTGCGCGTCTTCGTCACCGCGGGAGCTGGGGCTGCGATTTCTGCTGCCTTCAATGCACCGCTGGCAGGGGCGTTTTATGGCTTCGAGCTGATCCAAGGCGGCTACACCACACGCGCGCTGGCGCAAGTGGCGGTGGCTTGCATTTGCTCGGTGCTGGTCGCCCAAGCCTTGAGCCCGGAAGGGGTGCTGTTTGTGGTGCCGCAAGGCGCTGCGCTCACCCCGCTCAGCTATTATCTCTTCGCCGGAATGGGCTTTTTGGCGGCGGGGATCGCGGTGCTCGCCATGCGCAGCGTCACCTGGACGGAGAAGGCCCTGCGCGCGCTTCCCGAATGGACGCGCCCGGCCATTGGCGGCTTTGCGGTGTCGTTGATTGCTTTAGCCTATCCCCAAGTGCTCGGCAGCGGGCACGGCGCCATTCAATTCCACTTCGACAGCACCATGCCCTGGCTGTTTCTGGCGGCGCTGCTCTTTGCCAAACTTTTTGCCTCCGCCATTTCGGTCGGTTCGGGTTTCCGCGGCGGGCTCTTCAGCTCGTCCTTGTTTCTCGGCGCCTTGTTCGGTGCGCTGTTCGTGCAGATCGCAGGATTGATCTATGCGCCGCTTTTGGCTGAGCGTTCCGCTTTCATGTTGGCGGGCATGGGGGCGGTTGCGGCAGGCATTATTGGCGCGCCTTTGACCATGGTCTTTCTCACCTTGGAAGCCACTGGCGATTTTGCGCTCACGGCGGGCGTGCTGCTCTCAGTGATCATCTCGGCCACCATTGTGCGCCTGTCTTTCGGCTATTCCTTTTCCACCTGGCGCTTCCATCAGCGCGGTCTCGCCATCCGCAGTGCCCATGATGTGGGCTGGATATCCGAGCTTTCCGTCGGACGGTTGATGCGTTCCGATCCCAAAGTGGTAACGGCGGATACCTCGCTCAGGGCGTTACGCGAGCTTTTTCCGCCGGGCAGTACCAAGCGCCTCTATGTCATCGACAAGGCGGGCCATTACGCCGGGCGCATCGATATCCTGGAAGCGCATGATCCTTCCATCGACGATGCCTTGCCGGGGTTGGTGGCCGGTGATCTTGCGATGGACAATAAGCTCTATCTTTTGCCGGGGTTGAATTTGCGCGATGCGCTGATCCGATTTGAAGATAGCCAGAGCGACAGCCTGCCGGTGCTGGCCTCCGAGACAGATTTGCGTCCCATCGGATATCTCACTGAAGCCTATGCCTTGAAGCGCTACACTCAGGAGTTGGAACGCATCAGAGGCGAAGAAACCGGCAGTGATCTATATTCTCTCGGCCAGACCTCGCAGGGGTAATGCGGAAATTGCACATGCACCGTTTGGCTCTAGTCTTGGTGTAAGGCGGCGTTAATCCGGCTCGCTTATTTTGCGCTGCAGCAACGCCGGGCGTCATTTTCATGCGCAATGGTCTTTATCGCTCCTGGTTCAAAGGGCCCTTTGCTCAAGGCTGTTCCGCGATCATTCTTCTGGATGGAAGAGCCATCGCAAGCGATCCCGGCCACAGCTATATCGGCGATTTCACAGATGTCGGCGGGCATTTTCATGCCGAGGTGAAGGCGAAGCGGCACACCCGCCTGAAACTCCCCGCCGCCATGGCCGATCTCGACGCGTTCACAATCATCTGCGACGGCCCCTCCGCGCAAGAGACTGCCACGCTCACCTGTGTTGTGCCAGAAGCGCCCGGCAACGAGGTGGAAATCAAGCTGATGTGGGTGAGTGAGATCTGATCATGCGCGATGGTTTCTATCGGCTGCAATATGAAACGGGTGCGGTCACCGGCAGTGGGGTGATGGCTTTTCACGAAGGTGTTTTGTCCGGCTGCAGCCCTTATTATTTCATGCACGGCACCTTCAAGAAAAAGGGCAATAGCCTCGAAGGTATCATCGAGTTCGAGCGGCACACCGAGCGGCCAAATCAGGATCCTTCTGTGCCGCGCGAATTCACGATCCGCATTTCAGGACTTTGCGGCGCCAATTACGGCCAGTTCGTGTTTTCGAGCCCCGATGGGCCGCATCTCAAAGGCAGTGCCAAATTCACTTGGCTCGGCGCGTATCAATAGAGAGCCAGCGTTTCGCGCATTGATGCGTGCTTGTTGTGCTGTAGCGCTTGAGGCTTCGGCGCGACGGTTGCGGTGAATACGCATTTTCCAACCAGCAACACGAGTGGCAGAGCTTGAACGCATCGAAAGCGAAGAGATCGGCGACGATCTTTGTTCGCTCGATAAATTCGCGCGAGAATACTCGGGGAAACTGCTCATGTGTCTGTAGAAAATATGTAAGGGGCCGTTAATTCCCCCTACCTATTTTGCAATTTAGTAAGTGTCGGAGATGTTGGTCATGCGTGACGGTCTTTACCGTTCCTGGTTCAAAGGTCCCTTTGCTCAAGGTTCTTCCGCGATCATTCTTCTGGACGGCAAAGCGGCCTCCAGCGATCCCGGCCATAGCTACATAGGCAGTTTCACAGATGTCGATGGGCATCTTCATGCCGAGGTGCAAGCCAAGCGGCACACAGGCCTGAGATTTCCTGGGGCTGTCGCCGATCTCGATGAGTTCACCATCATCTGTGACGGGCCATCCACGCAGGAAAGCGCCACCCTCAAAGGTTTTATCCCGGAAGTTCCCGGCGTCGCGCTCGAAATCAGGCTGAGCTGGGTCGACGAGGTCTGATGCGATAGTTTTTATCGTTTGACGGGCCGGCAGCCGCGTTTTGGGGATGCTCGGGCTGCACGCCCCCCCATTTCTGCATGGCACTGCAAGAAGAAGGGCTCGCTCGGCGAGTACCAATAAGCCCTTGTTCCCTCCCAATCCGTGGAGGATGATGTTCCCGGAGCGGCCTTCTTGGGGACTATCATGGCGTTGCGATCGAGGATCGGCGCATTACTCATATGCGTCGTGGCGCTTGGTGGATGTAGCACCACGGTCGCGGTGAAAGCGCGCTTTCCTGCCAACAACGCGCAAGCCGCAGAGCTCAAACGCGTGGCAGTGGCTGGGTTCGGCGGCCCAGAAGGTGATTATTTCGCCTATGCGCTGGAAGCCATGCTGAGCAATGCCGAATTCGATGGGCGGCGCTATTTCTCCCTGGTGGGCAGTGGCGCGCGCGATGTGCCGCCGGATCGTGCGGTGGAGTTCGGACGCAGGGTAGGGGCCGAGGGTGTCTATTCGGGCATGCTGCGCGAGGCCGATTTCGAAGATTATCCCTATGAAGAACGCACCAGCCGCTGTGTGGAGAAAAACGCGGAAGGCAAATGCGTGCGCAAGGAAGTTTTGGTCAAGCCCTGCGTGCGCCGCGAATTCAACATGGATGTGGTTGTCTCGCTTGCCGAAGTGCGCACGGGCGAGGTTGTCTATTCTGCCCGCAAATCCGGCGATACCTCTGCCTCTTGGTGCAGAGGTGATATTCAGCCCTATAGCGATAGCGATATGATGGATGGCGTGCTCAACCGCATCCTCGCCGAAATCCGCCCTGACATCGCACCGTATAACAAGGTGCTGCAAGCCACGGTGATCGAGAAAACCGATGGGCTGTCGGAAGGTGATGCGGCGCGCTTCAAGGCGGCGGTGAAGCTTGCCGATAACGGCAATATTGGGGATGCCTGCCGCCAATGGGATGAGCTGAAGGCGGCAAACCCCAATCATCCGGGCGCGGTCTATAATGTCGGGGTCTGCGCTGAGGCCAATGGCGATTTCGATGGCGCCCTCGCATTGTATGAACAGGCGAGCCGACTTTCGCTCAAGCCCGATAGCGACATCGCCGAATCCATCGCCCGTGCCAAAAATCTGATCGCCGCACGCCAGGAGCTGCGCCGTCTGAAAGCCAAAGGCAAACGCGGCTGACGCAAGCCGCTATCGCGTTTCGGTGCGCGCGCGCCCGTGCTTGGCGTCGATCTCTTTCAGAAGAAACTTCGCCCGTTTACAACTGGGCGAGCAGCGGCCTTCCGTCTCCAAGCGGCAGGGTGCCAGCCCTTCGGCTTGCGGGTAACGCGTCAGATCGGCGGCAAGACAGCGGGACATGGGATGGTAGAAAATAGGTCGCGAGTGCGCCTTATTACACCCATCACCTCCTCGTACCTACAACTTTCAAGAGGGTTTTCACGGCGGGTTAAGGGTCCAGGTCGATATTGGGCCAAAATTAGACAGCGCTTTCGGGGGGCACCGCCATGCTGAAGTCGATCAGCACCCGTCAATTGATGATTGCCTATGCCGCTATTGCCGGGCTGTTTGTTTTGGCGGGGGTGGGGTTCTGGAATGACATTCTGCTCTTTCCCAAGCTCGCGAAGTTTTTCGGTATCGATCTTTCTCATGCCTTGTGGATACAGACGCTCTATTCGCTGGGCTATGTGCTCGCCGCGCTGCCCTCGGCGCTGTTTCACAGGAAATACGGCTACAAGATCGGCATGATCTTCGCGCTCAGCGTGGTGTCGATTGGTCCATTCCTGATTTTTCCGGCCATCGTGCAGCATAGCGCGATCTTTTTCTTTCTGGCTGTGGCGCTGCTCGGCGTGGGCTGGTCGGCGCTTGAAACCAGCCTCAATCCGCTCGCGGTGGAAATGGCACAGCCGCGCGTTGCGGTGCGGCTGATCAATTTCCTGCAGGCCTTTTTCACGGTTGGCCTGATGGTCGGCTTTATCGCCTGCCGCTGGGTCTATGCCCCGGATCTGCATCTGTCCTTCGACATCTTGGTCGAAACGGCGGCGCGTCCCTATGTGGTGGTAGGATTGGCAGTGCTGCTCGTGGCCTTTATGGCCGAGCGTGTGGAGCTTCCTGCGCGTTGCGGCATCCGCGAGGGCGGTATCGCCGATGTAGGGCAGGAGATGCGCGATCTTTTGGCGTGTCCTCAGGTCAAACATGGCATGGCGGCGATTTTCGCCTGCATCGCTCTGCAATCGACGCTGCAAGGCGCAACCTACCAATATGTCATGCAGCAATATCCGGACTACAGCGATGCCATCGCGCAGAACATAGTGTTCACCGGCTTGGCTGTGTTCGGTATCGGGCGCTTTGGCGGGGTGGCGCTGATGGGGCGGATCGATCCCAACCTGCTTCTGAAATGGGGGGTTGCCGCTTGCGCGGTGTTGACCCTTGGCGCCGTGCTGATCGGCGGTACGTTCGGTCTTGTTTGTGTCATCGCCACCAATCTGTTCCTCGGCATCGGCTATCCGACCGTGCTGGGGACCGTGCTCAGAGACCGGCATGAGAGTCCCAATATCGCTGCCGGCCTGCTTGTGACGGCGTCGGGCCTGGCCGGGTTGATCGTTCCCTTGGCGATGAATTTCCTCATCGTCTCCGCGAATGTGCGTGTCGCCATTCTCTTGGCGCTGCCCTGCTTCCCGCTTCTTTATTTCTATCTGCTCCAGCAGATGCGGATGGTGAGCCCGCAACTTGCGGGTAAGGGCACTGCAGCTTCTAGTTAAAATTAAACTTCCGCGAGAAGTTGATACTGACACGCACTAGCGCATTTTGTCGCACCAGTGATAATGAGAGTTGGTCGCGAAAACGTATCCCCCTATGGTCGCCTCCGTTTTGACCTTGGGGAATTTCGATCGTGCTTCTGACTGCCACTTCCATGATTGCCTTGCTTGCCGCCGCCGATGTTGATGGTGGCGCTGTAGCGCCGCTTCCGGCCTCGAGCATCGACACGTCCGCCCGTGAGCTTGTGACGGTGAAAGGGGAGCGGCAGTCGGGCTATTTGCCGACCACCTCCAGCTCGGCCAAGATCGATGCGCCGCTGCGCGATATTCCCCAGTCCATTGCCGTCATCAGCGAGGATGTGCTGCGCGATCAGCGCGCGCTGTCGATCCAGGATGCGGTCAAGAACGTGCCGGGTGTCGGCCTCAGCTCAGGTGACGGCCAGCGCGATCAGGTCTTCATCCGTGGCTTCACAGCGATCGGCGATCAGTATGTCGATGGCTTCCGTGATGACGGTCTTTATTTCCGCGATCTTTCCAATGTCGAAACCCTGGAAGTGGTGAAGGGCCCCGCTGCGGTGCTTTATGGCCGCGGTTCCTCGGGCGGCATCATCAACCGCGTCACCAAGAAGCCGGACCGCGACATCACCGCCTTCACCGTCACCGGCGGTTCGTTCGATGATAAGCGCGGCGAGATCGATCTTGGCCGCAGCGATCTTGGCTATGGCGTGGGCTTCCGTGTTACCGGCGCCTGGGAGGATAGCGACAGCTTCCGCGATCAGCAGTTCCTGCACCGCGTCGCGATTTCGCCCTCGCTGATGCTTGGGCGGGGCAGCGACACCACGCTGCTGCTGCAAGCCGATTACTTGCGCGACCGCCGCCTTACCGATTTCGGCATTCCCGCCATCAATGGCCGCCCGGTGGATGTGCCGCGCAACCGCTACTACGGCGCCGCCAATGCCAAACAGGCCGATGTCAGCCAGGCCGAAGTTCTGTCGCAGACTGCGGTGGTCGAGCATCGCTTCAGTGACAGCCTCAGCCTGCGCAATGGCTTTCGCCATTACAACTATTCGCTCAATCGCCATAATACGAACTCCACCGCGGTGAACACGGCGGCGCAGACCGTCTCGCTCTCCCATGGCGGTGTGCTGCGCGATGAGGATGGCTGGTCGAACCAGCTCGAACTCACCCAGAAGCTTGAGCTGCTCGGCACCCATCACAGCCTGCTTTATGGCTGGGAGCAGTCCAACCAGGGCAAGGATGCGGTAACGCTGAAATCCACCGTCGTGGCGGTGACGAATATCTTCAACCCCGTGCTGCCGGTGATCGATAACGCGAATTTCACCGCCGCCAGCGCCAGCAATACCAATCGCTTCACCACCACCGGCCTTTATGTGCAGGACCTCGTGGACATTGGCTATGGCATCAAGGCGATGGTCGGTGTGCGCCATGATGATTTCCACCAGAAGAC encodes:
- a CDS encoding TonB-dependent siderophore receptor, translating into MLLTATSMIALLAAADVDGGAVAPLPASSIDTSARELVTVKGERQSGYLPTTSSSAKIDAPLRDIPQSIAVISEDVLRDQRALSIQDAVKNVPGVGLSSGDGQRDQVFIRGFTAIGDQYVDGFRDDGLYFRDLSNVETLEVVKGPAAVLYGRGSSGGIINRVTKKPDRDITAFTVTGGSFDDKRGEIDLGRSDLGYGVGFRVTGAWEDSDSFRDQQFLHRVAISPSLMLGRGSDTTLLLQADYLRDRRLTDFGIPAINGRPVDVPRNRYYGAANAKQADVSQAEVLSQTAVVEHRFSDSLSLRNGFRHYNYSLNRHNTNSTAVNTAAQTVSLSHGGVLRDEDGWSNQLELTQKLELLGTHHSLLYGWEQSNQGKDAVTLKSTVVAVTNIFNPVLPVIDNANFTAASASNTNRFTTTGLYVQDLVDIGYGIKAMVGVRHDDFHQKTTQRIAGQPNLARTDSNWSPRAGLVYQPDTMQSYYLSWSRSYQPSGETFALAATNADLAPEKTENKEFGAKYSLLDNRLSIQAAAYDLRRTNIKGTDPITQKVIPVGVQRTQGVEISAALDLPNDFRAMLGYSYMDGKVTQSATPSFVGKRATLTPEHSFNAFLTKTLFTDYGIGAGLNYVGDRWADPANTTILPSYVTMDAMGWADFGVMRLQVNLYNLTNEGYIVSGHGTSALLNVPGAPRSVLVTARVKL
- a CDS encoding tetratricopeptide repeat protein translates to MALRSRIGALLICVVALGGCSTTVAVKARFPANNAQAAELKRVAVAGFGGPEGDYFAYALEAMLSNAEFDGRRYFSLVGSGARDVPPDRAVEFGRRVGAEGVYSGMLREADFEDYPYEERTSRCVEKNAEGKCVRKEVLVKPCVRREFNMDVVVSLAEVRTGEVVYSARKSGDTSASWCRGDIQPYSDSDMMDGVLNRILAEIRPDIAPYNKVLQATVIEKTDGLSEGDAARFKAAVKLADNGNIGDACRQWDELKAANPNHPGAVYNVGVCAEANGDFDGALALYEQASRLSLKPDSDIAESIARAKNLIAARQELRRLKAKGKRG
- a CDS encoding chloride channel protein — protein: MSLDDCDSAKKPSGAGLLRRVFRIFATRRLFRASELAQIFLCAVLGAVVGVVIYLLREAVVNFHRLSFDLPAGALLSTGQHVSEFRLMLVPLLGGLALGFFRHAARRRSAEIIDPIEANALYGGRMSFRDSIRLALTTMLSNASGASLGMEAGYTQLGAGFYSMVGRKFRLRRADLRVFVTAGAGAAISAAFNAPLAGAFYGFELIQGGYTTRALAQVAVACICSVLVAQALSPEGVLFVVPQGAALTPLSYYLFAGMGFLAAGIAVLAMRSVTWTEKALRALPEWTRPAIGGFAVSLIALAYPQVLGSGHGAIQFHFDSTMPWLFLAALLFAKLFASAISVGSGFRGGLFSSSLFLGALFGALFVQIAGLIYAPLLAERSAFMLAGMGAVAAGIIGAPLTMVFLTLEATGDFALTAGVLLSVIISATIVRLSFGYSFSTWRFHQRGLAIRSAHDVGWISELSVGRLMRSDPKVVTADTSLRALRELFPPGSTKRLYVIDKAGHYAGRIDILEAHDPSIDDALPGLVAGDLAMDNKLYLLPGLNLRDALIRFEDSQSDSLPVLASETDLRPIGYLTEAYALKRYTQELERIRGEETGSDLYSLGQTSQG
- a CDS encoding MFS transporter gives rise to the protein MLKSISTRQLMIAYAAIAGLFVLAGVGFWNDILLFPKLAKFFGIDLSHALWIQTLYSLGYVLAALPSALFHRKYGYKIGMIFALSVVSIGPFLIFPAIVQHSAIFFFLAVALLGVGWSALETSLNPLAVEMAQPRVAVRLINFLQAFFTVGLMVGFIACRWVYAPDLHLSFDILVETAARPYVVVGLAVLLVAFMAERVELPARCGIREGGIADVGQEMRDLLACPQVKHGMAAIFACIALQSTLQGATYQYVMQQYPDYSDAIAQNIVFTGLAVFGIGRFGGVALMGRIDPNLLLKWGVAACAVLTLGAVLIGGTFGLVCVIATNLFLGIGYPTVLGTVLRDRHESPNIAAGLLVTASGLAGLIVPLAMNFLIVSANVRVAILLALPCFPLLYFYLLQQMRMVSPQLAGKGTAASS